A stretch of the Photobacterium sp. CCB-ST2H9 genome encodes the following:
- the prmB gene encoding 50S ribosomal protein L3 N(5)-glutamine methyltransferase: MDKIFVDEAVNELHTLQDMLRWTVSRFNDAGLFYGHGTDNAWDEAVQLVLPTLHLPIDIPADARFSRLTSSERRAIVERVVRRVTERTPVAYLTNSAWFCGLEFFVDERVLVPRSPIGELIENGFEPFLTREPTRIMDLCTGSGCIGIACAYAFPEAEVDLVDISTDALAVAEQNIHDHGLEQQVIPLHSDLLRDVPKDQYDIIVSNPPYVDQEDMDSLPEEFRHEPELGLAAGFDGLDLVRRILANAPDYLAEDGILICEVGNSMIHMEEQYPHIPFTWIEFENGGHGVFMMTREQLLDCAADFAEFKD, translated from the coding sequence TTGGATAAGATTTTTGTCGACGAAGCCGTCAACGAACTTCACACATTGCAGGATATGCTACGTTGGACCGTCAGCCGATTCAACGATGCGGGCCTGTTTTATGGCCATGGCACAGACAATGCCTGGGATGAAGCGGTGCAGCTGGTTCTGCCGACGCTGCATCTGCCGATTGATATTCCTGCTGACGCGCGCTTCTCGCGCCTGACCAGCAGCGAACGCCGTGCCATTGTTGAGCGCGTGGTCCGTCGTGTGACTGAGCGGACACCGGTTGCCTATCTCACCAACAGCGCCTGGTTCTGCGGACTGGAGTTCTTTGTGGATGAGCGTGTGCTGGTGCCGCGTTCCCCGATTGGTGAACTGATTGAAAATGGTTTTGAACCATTTCTGACCCGTGAGCCAACCCGCATCATGGATCTGTGTACCGGCAGCGGCTGTATCGGCATTGCCTGTGCGTATGCGTTCCCGGAAGCGGAAGTGGATCTGGTCGACATCTCGACCGATGCACTGGCTGTGGCAGAGCAGAACATTCACGACCATGGCCTGGAACAGCAGGTGATCCCGCTGCACTCCGATCTGCTGCGTGATGTGCCGAAAGATCAGTACGACATCATTGTCTCCAACCCGCCTTATGTGGATCAGGAAGACATGGACAGCCTGCCTGAAGAGTTCCGTCATGAGCCGGAGTTGGGTCTGGCCGCAGGTTTTGATGGTCTGGATCTGGTTCGCCGTATTCTGGCTAACGCGCCGGATTATCTGGCAGAAGACGGGATTCTGATCTGCGAAGTGGGTAACTCCATGATTCATATGGAAGAGCAATACCCGCACATCCCGTTCACCTGGATTGAATTTGAAAATGGCGGTCACGGCGTCTTCATGATGACCCGTGAACAGCTGCTCGACTGCGCTGCTGACTTCGCTGAATTCAAAGACTGA
- the sixA gene encoding phosphohistidine phosphatase SixA, which produces MRIFIMRHGEAQHFAPSDAERPLTAQGKSYSRQMAKQLASHLDGQLDLVWVSPYLRAQQTWQAMSEELPVPKTLMTIDDITPYGDAAQVADYLKAVVELEKPETVLVVSHLPLVGYLSAELVPGLQPLMFRTSSIAAVDFHSEGEPSALLWQENPVEAVQSNHR; this is translated from the coding sequence ATGCGAATTTTTATCATGCGTCACGGCGAAGCACAGCATTTTGCCCCAAGTGATGCGGAGCGGCCCCTGACCGCACAAGGGAAGTCCTACTCGCGTCAGATGGCGAAGCAACTGGCCAGTCATCTCGACGGTCAGCTGGATCTGGTCTGGGTCAGCCCTTACCTGCGTGCGCAACAGACCTGGCAGGCGATGTCAGAAGAGTTGCCGGTGCCCAAAACGCTGATGACGATTGATGATATTACCCCGTACGGTGATGCCGCGCAGGTAGCCGATTATCTGAAAGCGGTCGTTGAACTGGAAAAACCGGAAACTGTGCTGGTGGTTTCGCACCTGCCGCTGGTGGGCTATCTCAGTGCAGAACTGGTGCCGGGACTGCAACCGCTGATGTTCCGGACGTCCTCGATTGCTGCGGTCGACTTTCATTCTGAAGGTGAACCGTCCGCCTTGTTATGGCAGGAGAACCCTGTTGAGGCCGTTCAGTCGAATCATCGCTAA
- the smrB gene encoding endonuclease SmrB, whose translation MSKKDPALEEDDFALFQEAVKGTKKLSNDTIITPRRQRPKADKRNVNVKDSQNHEFYFSDEFEPHLSEHGPMQYARSDVSKYEVKKLRRGVYVPDIFLDMHGMTQMEAKRELAAMIAACIKDGVSCACVMHGIGKHILKQKAPLWLAQHPDVMAFHQAPLEFGGAGALLVLIEIPER comes from the coding sequence ATGAGTAAAAAAGACCCAGCTCTGGAAGAGGACGACTTCGCGCTCTTTCAGGAAGCAGTTAAGGGCACTAAAAAGCTGTCGAATGATACCATAATCACCCCGCGCCGACAGCGCCCGAAAGCCGATAAGCGCAATGTGAACGTCAAAGACAGCCAAAACCACGAGTTTTACTTCTCGGACGAGTTCGAACCGCACCTCAGCGAGCACGGTCCGATGCAGTATGCCCGTTCCGATGTGTCCAAGTATGAAGTGAAAAAGTTACGCCGCGGTGTCTATGTGCCGGATATTTTTCTGGATATGCACGGGATGACGCAAATGGAAGCAAAACGCGAGCTAGCAGCAATGATCGCCGCTTGTATCAAAGACGGGGTGTCCTGCGCCTGCGTCATGCATGGCATCGGAAAACATATTCTGAAACAGAAAGCACCGCTCTGGCTGGCTCAGCACCCGGATGTGATGGCTTTCCATCAGGCGCCGCTGGAATTTGGCGGTGCCGGTGCGCTGCTGGTGCTGATTGAGATCCCGGAACGCTGA
- a CDS encoding insulinase family protein, with protein MFKSPNDPKEYRYLTLDNQLRVLLVHDQAAPRSAAALSVGIGHFDDPLDRQGMAHFLEHMLFLGTEKYPHPGEFQSFVNQYGGSNNAWTGTENTTYFFEIVPPAFAAGLERFGQFFTAPLFNADSVDKERQAVDSEYKLKLKDDVRRLYQVHKETINPEHPFAKFSVGDLSTLEDRPDLPVRDELIAFYQQHYSANLMGLVLLGPQSLDELQTFAEQFFGAIPNDGKEKPAIAVPLVTDRENARFIAIEPIKEVRKLTLSFSLPAMEVHYRSKPLSYLAHLLGNEGTGSLMSLLKSEGLINTLAAGGGVSGSNFREFTIGLNLTPKGLEQTDHIVTTIFQYINLIAAQGLAEWRYREKRAVLEQAFRYQEKSRPLDTVSYLVMNLMHYAPEDIVYGDYMMSHYDESLLKEVLSMLRPDNMRLTLVAKGQEHDRVANWYHTPYSVRPFTDAQLKAWAEPGKNPALTLPEPNPYLCERLDPHPLTRQQDEIPQLIQDLPGFRLWYKQEHEFRVPKGQVYVAIDSPHAVSSVRNIVKTRLCVEMLMESCNEAAYPAEVAGMAYNLYAHQGGVTLQLSGFSEKQPLLLKLLLEKFSGRTFHPDRFNSIKAQMLRNWRNAAEDKPISQLFNQLTGLLQPNNPPYPALIQEMETVEISELPTFVDAMFAELHIDAFVYGDWRKDDALAMAEVLKDAFRVTDQLYGEAQRPLVHLGECGTLRFEVDCGHADSAILIYHQSREQSPREIAVYTLANHLMSTTFFHELRTEQQLGYMVGTANLPLNRYPGLLLYIQSPVAGPLQLLEAIDEFTNAFALVLLELNESHWQASKQGLIAQLSEPDTNLRARAQRYWVSIGHKDEHFDQRQKIAAEMATLTRAELVRFMVEAIKPRTANRLIAYSQGEAHSNLTPLEAGESITSVSAFQQTAC; from the coding sequence GTGTTCAAGAGTCCGAACGATCCCAAAGAGTACCGCTATCTGACCCTGGATAACCAACTCAGGGTGCTGCTGGTCCATGATCAGGCAGCACCGAGGTCGGCAGCGGCACTGTCAGTCGGCATTGGTCATTTCGACGATCCGCTGGATCGTCAGGGTATGGCACACTTTCTGGAACACATGCTGTTTCTCGGCACCGAAAAATACCCCCATCCGGGTGAATTTCAGTCGTTTGTCAACCAGTACGGCGGCAGCAACAATGCCTGGACAGGCACCGAGAACACCACCTACTTTTTCGAAATCGTCCCGCCCGCATTTGCAGCCGGACTGGAACGCTTCGGACAATTTTTTACCGCGCCGCTGTTTAATGCCGATTCGGTCGATAAAGAACGGCAGGCCGTCGACTCCGAATACAAACTGAAGCTGAAAGACGATGTCCGTCGTCTGTATCAGGTGCATAAGGAAACCATTAATCCGGAGCACCCGTTTGCCAAATTTTCCGTGGGGGATCTCAGCACCCTCGAAGACCGCCCGGATTTACCGGTCCGCGACGAGTTAATCGCCTTCTACCAACAGCACTACTCTGCCAATCTGATGGGACTGGTCCTGTTGGGACCCCAGTCACTGGATGAACTTCAGACTTTTGCCGAACAGTTTTTTGGCGCAATTCCGAATGACGGTAAAGAAAAACCGGCCATTGCTGTCCCTCTGGTAACAGACAGGGAGAATGCCCGTTTTATTGCTATTGAACCGATAAAAGAAGTCAGAAAACTGACGCTGTCGTTCTCGCTCCCGGCGATGGAAGTCCACTATCGCAGCAAGCCATTGTCTTATCTGGCCCATTTACTGGGAAATGAAGGCACGGGCAGTCTGATGTCCCTGCTGAAAAGCGAGGGACTGATCAATACCCTGGCTGCCGGTGGCGGTGTCAGCGGCAGTAATTTCCGGGAATTCACGATTGGCCTGAATCTGACCCCGAAAGGGCTGGAGCAGACGGATCACATCGTGACCACCATTTTTCAGTACATCAACCTGATCGCAGCGCAAGGACTGGCCGAGTGGCGCTATCGCGAGAAACGGGCCGTGCTGGAGCAGGCCTTCCGTTATCAGGAAAAAAGCCGTCCGCTGGATACGGTCAGCTATCTGGTGATGAATCTGATGCACTATGCGCCGGAAGATATTGTCTACGGCGATTACATGATGAGTCACTACGACGAGTCACTGCTGAAAGAAGTCCTGTCGATGCTGCGGCCGGATAACATGCGCCTGACACTGGTCGCCAAAGGACAGGAGCATGACCGCGTCGCTAACTGGTATCACACCCCATACTCGGTCCGACCCTTCACGGATGCCCAGTTAAAAGCATGGGCTGAACCGGGTAAGAATCCGGCCCTGACCCTGCCGGAGCCTAATCCGTATCTGTGTGAGCGGCTGGATCCCCACCCGCTGACCCGCCAGCAGGATGAGATTCCGCAGCTGATTCAGGATCTGCCCGGATTTCGCCTGTGGTACAAGCAGGAACATGAATTCCGGGTGCCCAAAGGCCAGGTCTATGTCGCCATTGACAGCCCGCATGCCGTCAGCTCAGTCCGGAACATCGTGAAAACCCGGCTCTGTGTCGAGATGCTGATGGAATCCTGCAATGAAGCTGCTTATCCGGCAGAAGTTGCCGGAATGGCTTATAACCTCTATGCCCATCAGGGCGGGGTCACGTTGCAGTTGTCTGGTTTCAGTGAAAAACAACCGCTGCTGCTGAAATTGCTGCTGGAGAAATTCTCCGGCCGGACTTTCCATCCCGATCGTTTCAACAGTATTAAAGCGCAGATGCTGCGAAACTGGCGTAATGCCGCGGAAGATAAACCGATCTCTCAGTTGTTTAATCAGCTGACCGGGCTGCTGCAGCCCAATAATCCGCCCTATCCGGCCCTGATTCAGGAAATGGAAACCGTCGAAATTTCTGAGCTGCCAACATTTGTGGACGCCATGTTTGCCGAGCTGCATATTGATGCCTTTGTTTACGGCGACTGGCGAAAAGATGATGCTTTGGCGATGGCGGAAGTTCTGAAAGATGCCTTCCGGGTCACCGATCAGCTGTATGGTGAAGCACAACGCCCGCTGGTACATCTGGGGGAATGCGGCACGCTGCGGTTTGAAGTCGACTGCGGCCATGCCGATTCAGCGATCCTGATTTATCATCAGTCCCGCGAACAGTCTCCCCGGGAAATTGCCGTCTATACGCTGGCCAATCACCTGATGTCGACGACCTTCTTCCACGAACTGCGCACCGAACAGCAACTGGGTTATATGGTGGGCACAGCGAACCTGCCACTTAACCGATATCCCGGCCTGTTGCTGTATATTCAGTCTCCGGTTGCCGGACCGCTGCAATTGCTGGAAGCCATCGACGAATTTACCAATGCCTTTGCCCTGGTCCTGCTCGAACTGAACGAAAGCCACTGGCAGGCCAGTAAACAAGGGCTGATTGCACAGCTGTCGGAACCGGACACCAATCTGCGCGCCCGGGCACAGCGATACTGGGTCAGTATCGGTCACAAAGACGAGCATTTCGACCAGCGCCAGAAAATCGCTGCTGAAATGGCGACCTTAACCCGAGCTGAGCTGGTGCGATTTATGGTCGAAGCCATTAAGCCCCGGACAGCGAACCGGCTTATTGCCTACTCCCAGGGTGAAGCACACAGCAACCTGACCCCGCTGGAAGCCGGTGAATCCATCACTTCCGTTTCCGCATTTCAGCAAACGGCCTGCTAA